The following coding sequences are from one Dermacentor andersoni chromosome 5, qqDerAnde1_hic_scaffold, whole genome shotgun sequence window:
- the LOC126532213 gene encoding uncharacterized protein yields MPKSTTPTSTPRPTTTPRSTSTLRPTTTPRPTTTPRSTTTARPTTMPPPRPTTPRPTAPRPTTTPRPTTTPLPTTTPRPTKRSRPTKRRRPTKRPRPTTTPRPTTTPRPTTTSRPTTTPRPTKRPRPTRTPRPTTTPRPTTTPRPTTTPRPTKRPRPTTAPRPTTTPRPTTTPRPTTTPRPTKRPRPTKRPRPTTTLRPTTTTRPTTTPRPTTTPRPTTTPRPTTTPRPTTTPRPTTTPRPTTTPRPTTTPRPTTTPPPTTTPRPTTTPRPTTTPRPTTTPRPTTTPRPTTTPRPTTTRRPTTTRRPTTTSRPTTTSRPTTTPRPTTTPRPTTTPRPTTTPRPTTTPRPTTTPRPTTTPRPTTTPRPTTTRRPTTTPRPTTTPTPTTTSSTPTRKPTLFCVFGPTFTSDAVIKQHICEYAVYDGSAFLGAVWPEGAQRKLEIFFKAFPRNSRTVAGLSFNADRPSHPQSAVQQLPKVGAKELQRYINRVPPCIAMGFLNVNFAPTKVKTFLAAMKASSRFYG; encoded by the exons ATGCCGAAGAGTACAACGCCTACTTCTACGCCTCGTCCTACCACTACGCCTCGTTCCACTAGCACGCTTCGGCCCACTACAACGCCTCGCCCCACTACTACGCCCCGTTCCACTACTACGGCCCGCCCCACTACTATGCCCCCGCCCCGCCCCACTACGCCTCGTCCCACTGCGCCTCGTCCCACTACAACGCCTCGTCCCACTACAACGCCTCTTCCCACTACAACGCctcgtccaacaaaaaggtctcGTCCCACTAAAAGGCGTCGTCCCACTAAAAGGCCGCGTCCCACTACAACGCCCCGCCCCACTACTACGCCCCGCCCTACCACTACGTCTCGTCCCACTACAACGCCTCGTCCAACTAAAAGGCCTCGTCCCACTAGAACACCTCGCCCCACTACTACGCCCCGCCCCACTACTACGCCCCGCCCAACCACGACGCCTCGTCCCACGAAAAGGCCTCGTCCCACTACAGCACCTCGCCCTACTACTACGCCCCGCCCTACTACTACGCCTCGTCCCACAACAACGCCTCGTCCCACTAAAAGGCCTCGCCCCACTAAAAGGCCTCGTCCCACTACAACGCTTCGGCCCACTACAACAACACGGCCCACTACTACGCCCCGCCCCACTACTACGCCCCGCCCTACCACTACGCCTCGTCCCACTACAACGCCTCGTCCCACTACAACGCCTCGTCCCACTACAACGCCTCGTCCCACTACAACGCCTCGTCCCACTACAACGCCTCGTCCCACAACAACGCCTCCTCCCACTACAACGCCTCGTCCCACTACAACGCCTCGTCCCACTACAACGCCTCGTCCCACTACAACGCCCCGCCCTACAACTACGCCCCGCCCTACAACTACGCCCCGTCCCACTACAACGCGTCGACCCACTACAACGCGTCGACCCACTACAACGTCCCGGCCAACTACAACGTCCCGGCCAACTACAACACCTCGGCCTACCACTACGCCTCGCCCTACCACTACGCCTCGTCCTACCACTACGCCACGTCCTACCACTACGCCTCGTCCTACCACTACGCCTCGTCCTACCACTACGCCTCGCCCTACCACTACGCCTCGTCCTACCACTACGCGTCGCCCTACCACTACGCCACGTCCTACCACTACGCCTACTCCTACGACAACCAGTAGTACCCCTACGCGCAAGCCTACGCTGTTCTGTGTGTTTGGCCCGACGTTTACAAGCGATGCGGTCATCAAGCAACACATATGCGAGTACGCCGTATACGATGGCTCTGCCTTTCTCGGCGCTGTGTGGCCTGAAGGCGCCCAACGCAAGCTCGAGATCTTTTTCAAG GCGTTCCCGAGGAACTCCCGCACTGTTGCCGGCTTGAGCTTCAACGCCGACCGCCCGTCGCACCCGCAGAGCGCGGTGCAGCAGCTCCCCAAGGTTGGAGCTAAAGAATTGCAACGCTACATTAATCGAGTACCCCCTTGCATCGCTATGGGATTCCTCAACGTTAACTTCGCCCCTACAAAAGTGAAGACGTTCCTAGCAGCGATGAAGGCGAGTTCTCGTTTTTATGGCTAA